From Candoia aspera isolate rCanAsp1 chromosome 4, rCanAsp1.hap2, whole genome shotgun sequence, a single genomic window includes:
- the SEC61G gene encoding protein transport protein Sec61 subunit gamma has product MDQVMQFVEPSRQFVKDSIRLVKRCTKPDRKEFQKIAMATAIGFAIMGFIGFFVKLIHIPINNIIVGG; this is encoded by the exons ATGGATCAAGTAATGCAGTTTGTGGAACCCAGCCGCCAGTTTGTGAAAGATTCCATCAGACTTGTTAAAAGATGCACAAAACCCGATAGAAAAG aattCCAGAAGATTGCCATGGCAACAGCAATAGGTTTTGCAATAATGGGATTTATTGGTTTCTTCGTAAAACTGATCCATATTCCAATCAACAATATTATTGT